The following are encoded in a window of Candidatus Moraniibacteriota bacterium genomic DNA:
- the dprA gene encoding DNA-protecting protein DprA: MPSTKTLFLYYLGSQSGIGNSTLSILAEHLQDPSSSLADLELQSILLPENKKIVIKKMYESFDEAILYEELSSSAIDIISLCDEDYPKLLREIHQPPAILFLRGSRENLKKQSISLVGTRKPTRYGIDVARTLSRELANAGFVTISGMALGIDAEVHRGTLDAQGQTIAVLGNGLADSQIYPRAHFQLMQSLLQSGGSVLSELWPNVPASTGTFPARNRIISGLSMATVIIEASEKSGTLITARFALEQNREVFAVPGSLFSKLSEGPHQLIRSGAHIVTCTQDILDVFPSSPTQLQEEPSRKINLSAEESSILTALEIEPKDRQDLCHCTKLTPAKLAINLTFLEMKGFIKDIGNGLYRKI, encoded by the coding sequence ATGCCAAGCACAAAAACACTCTTTCTCTATTATCTTGGATCACAATCTGGAATAGGAAATTCAACACTTTCCATTTTGGCCGAACATCTTCAAGATCCATCCTCCTCTTTGGCTGATTTAGAATTACAATCAATTCTCCTTCCTGAAAATAAAAAAATTGTAATCAAGAAAATGTATGAATCCTTTGATGAAGCTATTCTGTACGAAGAACTCTCTTCTTCTGCTATAGATATTATCTCTCTTTGTGATGAAGACTATCCTAAACTTTTAAGAGAGATTCATCAACCCCCAGCAATTCTTTTTCTTCGAGGATCTCGAGAAAATCTCAAAAAACAATCCATTTCTCTTGTAGGAACTCGAAAGCCGACTCGTTATGGTATTGATGTTGCAAGGACATTATCGCGAGAATTAGCGAATGCAGGTTTTGTTACTATAAGTGGTATGGCCTTAGGTATTGATGCTGAAGTTCATCGTGGGACATTAGATGCTCAAGGTCAAACAATTGCTGTTTTAGGAAATGGCCTCGCTGATAGTCAAATTTATCCTCGAGCTCACTTCCAACTCATGCAATCATTACTTCAATCCGGAGGAAGCGTTCTCAGTGAGCTTTGGCCAAACGTCCCCGCTTCTACCGGAACATTTCCTGCGCGAAATAGAATTATTTCTGGACTCTCTATGGCAACGGTAATTATCGAGGCTTCCGAAAAAAGTGGGACACTCATTACCGCTCGATTTGCTCTCGAACAAAACAGAGAAGTCTTTGCTGTTCCGGGATCTCTTTTTTCTAAACTTTCCGAAGGTCCTCATCAACTTATTCGATCCGGAGCGCATATTGTTACTTGTACTCAAGATATACTTGATGTTTTCCCCTCGTCGCCCACCCAACTACAAGAAGAGCCCTCTAGAAAAATAAATCTTTCCGCTGAAGAATCTTCTATTCTTACAGCATTAGAAATTGAACCCAAAGATAGGCAAGATCTTTGTCATTGTACAAAATTAACTCCCGCAAAACTTGCCATAAACTTGACATTCCTAGAAATGAAAGGTTTTATAAAAGACATTGGAAATGGTTTGTATAGAAAAATATAA
- the topA gene encoding type I DNA topoisomerase yields MKLLIVESPTKAKTIKKFLPKGYEVISSFGHLRDLPKSTMGIDIEHDFEPKYVIARDKQKYVKEIKKLAEKAEIIILASDEDREGEAISWHLRHILDDKKTKREYQRIVFHEITKSAIETALQNPREIDLNLVNAQQARRILDRLVGYELSPLLQKKIRRGLSAGRVQSVALRFIVEREKERESFSQKTYYTFRAKLSDSISSLSFEAHLLERNHQKIEQTEKIPVFSGEYSVTSSLISSEKEAVSIKKDLESSLFSVESVEKKQTKRTPQLPFTTSTLQQSAINRLGFSSKQTMSLAQKLYEQGLITYMRTDSVNLSRESVEIAKNVIERKFGKVYALSSPRFFKNRSKRAQEAHEAIRPSYPEKSPDDLLSHLDSREHRLYKLIWERFIASQMAPAILNIVRTLIIAKGNDSYQFSASGSSVEFDGFLALSSRKNYDIQEELPPLEKGNSLDPQEIFLDEKETSAPPRYNEASLIKILEEREIGRPSTYTQTLSTLFTREYIDHDENKRLYPLEIGKSVCDLLSQHFTNIVDIDFTATMEKTLDDIADGQANWVPVIENFYHPFHENLENKTKEIKKEIQYTGEMCPECGKELIIKHSRHGSFTGCSNYPECSYIKKEVSGEMCPDCGNELIIRRGRFGSFTGCSNYPECSYIKKDLISTGILCPNCKTGEILERKSRRGKVFYGCNGYPKCKTAFWDKPTADQCPQCHSLLVQKANNTIVCSNKECLKEKSSAKKSSVKKPAPKKSSIKNLPKKNL; encoded by the coding sequence ATGAAACTTCTTATCGTCGAGTCTCCCACAAAAGCAAAAACTATAAAAAAATTTCTCCCCAAAGGATATGAGGTTATTTCTTCTTTTGGACATCTTCGTGATCTTCCGAAAAGTACCATGGGCATCGATATTGAACATGATTTTGAACCAAAATATGTCATCGCTCGCGACAAACAGAAATATGTAAAAGAGATAAAAAAACTTGCTGAAAAAGCAGAAATAATAATTTTAGCAAGTGATGAAGACCGCGAAGGAGAAGCTATTTCATGGCACCTTCGTCATATTCTTGACGATAAAAAAACAAAAAGAGAATATCAACGAATCGTGTTTCATGAAATTACAAAATCAGCTATAGAAACCGCTCTTCAAAATCCAAGAGAAATAGATCTTAATCTTGTAAACGCTCAACAAGCAAGAAGAATTCTCGATAGATTGGTTGGTTATGAACTCTCTCCCCTCCTTCAAAAGAAAATACGAAGAGGCTTAAGTGCAGGACGTGTTCAATCAGTAGCATTGCGCTTTATTGTCGAGCGCGAAAAAGAGCGTGAATCTTTTAGTCAAAAAACATACTATACATTTCGAGCGAAACTTTCAGATTCAATTTCTTCTCTTTCTTTTGAAGCTCATCTTCTCGAAAGAAACCACCAAAAAATCGAGCAAACAGAAAAAATACCAGTTTTTTCTGGAGAATATAGCGTAACATCTTCTTTGATTTCTTCCGAAAAAGAAGCTGTCTCTATAAAAAAAGATTTGGAGTCTTCTCTTTTTTCAGTAGAATCTGTAGAAAAAAAACAAACAAAACGAACCCCCCAACTACCATTTACAACCTCAACACTTCAACAATCCGCCATTAATCGTCTCGGGTTTTCGTCCAAACAAACAATGAGTCTTGCTCAAAAACTTTATGAACAAGGTCTTATTACCTATATGAGAACCGACAGTGTGAATCTTTCTCGAGAATCTGTTGAAATAGCAAAAAATGTTATCGAAAGAAAATTTGGAAAAGTTTATGCGCTTTCTTCTCCACGTTTTTTCAAAAATCGTTCTAAAAGAGCTCAAGAAGCGCACGAAGCTATTCGTCCAAGTTATCCAGAGAAATCCCCTGACGATCTTCTTTCTCATTTAGATTCTCGAGAGCATCGTCTTTACAAACTTATCTGGGAGCGATTTATTGCATCTCAAATGGCTCCGGCTATACTCAATATTGTTCGTACACTCATAATAGCCAAAGGTAATGATTCTTATCAATTTTCCGCTTCTGGATCAAGTGTCGAATTTGACGGATTTCTTGCTCTATCTTCACGAAAAAATTATGACATTCAAGAAGAGCTCCCTCCTCTTGAAAAAGGAAACTCTTTGGATCCTCAAGAAATTTTTCTTGATGAGAAAGAAACATCAGCACCTCCTCGATACAACGAAGCTTCTCTTATAAAAATTTTGGAAGAACGAGAAATTGGAAGACCTTCCACCTATACACAAACTCTTTCCACACTTTTTACTCGAGAATATATTGATCATGATGAAAATAAGCGTCTTTATCCCCTAGAAATAGGAAAATCAGTATGCGATCTTCTTTCTCAACACTTTACGAATATTGTTGACATAGACTTTACTGCGACTATGGAGAAAACGCTAGATGATATCGCCGATGGTCAAGCGAATTGGGTTCCTGTAATAGAAAATTTTTATCATCCCTTTCACGAAAATTTAGAAAACAAAACGAAAGAAATAAAAAAAGAAATTCAGTACACTGGGGAAATGTGCCCTGAATGTGGAAAAGAACTCATCATTAAACACAGTCGCCATGGAAGTTTTACAGGGTGTTCAAATTACCCAGAATGTTCTTATATCAAGAAAGAAGTTTCAGGAGAAATGTGCCCTGATTGCGGAAATGAACTTATTATAAGACGCGGTCGTTTTGGAAGTTTTACAGGGTGTTCAAATTACCCAGAATGTTCCTATATCAAGAAAGATTTGATTTCCACAGGAATACTATGTCCAAATTGCAAGACTGGAGAAATCTTAGAACGAAAATCTCGACGAGGAAAAGTTTTTTATGGATGTAATGGCTACCCCAAATGTAAAACCGCCTTTTGGGACAAACCAACAGCTGACCAATGTCCTCAATGCCATTCTCTTCTCGTACAAAAAGCAAATAATACTATTGTCTGCTCAAACAAAGAATGTTTAAAAGAAAAATCTTCAGCAAAAAAGTCTAGTGTAAAAAAACCTGCCCCAAAAAAGTCTAGTATAAAAAACCTGCCCAAAAAAAATCTATAA
- a CDS encoding bifunctional (p)ppGpp synthetase/guanosine-3',5'-bis(diphosphate) 3'-pyrophosphohydrolase → MVPTLNDLLKAIPYPLDTADKRLLKKAYEMAEKAHKDQKRKSGDPYLIHTVNTAINLANIGMDPTTIAAGLLHDVPEDTTISLEEISKEFGPELAHLVDGVTKLGHIRLRGSQEEYFLENLRKMFLAMAADIRVVIIRLADRLHNMQTLEHLPPEKQQRIAKETMEIFAPIANRLGIGEMKGELEDLSFKYIDPESYNLVKKLVDSTHEEREKHLEKIVEELKKILQKSGIRYLEVCGRAKHLYRLFLKLKKRDMDIRRIYDLKAVRVIVPNVADCYETLGVVHKHYRPMVGRIKDYISLPKPNGYQSLHTSIFGPDGRIFEVQIRTKKMNEESEYGIAAHWIYTEKERKSWKNILFHSKQKTLPQKELIWVKQLREWQAEIGSDNEEFLKGLKIDFFKNHIFAFTPRGDIIDLPEDATPVDFAYSIHSEVGNKTTGAKADGKIVPLDYHIQNGQVIEILQSKEKKIPSRDWLKFVRTSNAKSHIRKELKKNNKFL, encoded by the coding sequence ATGGTCCCTACACTTAATGATCTTCTGAAAGCTATACCCTATCCTTTGGATACTGCTGATAAGCGTCTTTTAAAAAAAGCCTATGAAATGGCAGAAAAAGCGCATAAAGATCAAAAAAGGAAATCTGGAGATCCCTATCTCATTCACACTGTAAACACAGCTATTAATCTTGCCAATATAGGAATGGACCCCACAACTATAGCAGCTGGTCTTCTTCATGATGTTCCTGAAGATACTACCATTTCCTTGGAAGAAATATCCAAAGAATTTGGTCCGGAATTAGCACATCTTGTTGATGGAGTAACAAAACTTGGACATATTCGTCTTCGAGGATCTCAAGAAGAATACTTCTTAGAAAATTTACGCAAAATGTTTCTTGCTATGGCGGCAGATATTCGCGTTGTTATTATTCGACTCGCGGATCGTCTTCATAACATGCAAACATTAGAACATCTTCCTCCAGAAAAACAGCAACGTATTGCAAAAGAAACCATGGAAATATTTGCACCTATAGCTAACCGTCTGGGAATTGGAGAAATGAAAGGAGAGCTTGAAGATTTATCTTTCAAATATATTGATCCTGAGAGTTACAATCTTGTTAAAAAACTTGTTGATTCTACTCACGAAGAACGAGAAAAACATCTCGAAAAAATCGTAGAGGAATTAAAAAAAATTCTTCAAAAATCAGGCATTCGTTATCTGGAAGTTTGCGGTCGCGCTAAACATCTCTATCGACTTTTTCTCAAGTTAAAGAAAAGGGATATGGATATACGAAGAATTTACGATCTCAAAGCTGTTCGTGTCATCGTTCCCAATGTCGCAGATTGCTACGAGACTCTCGGAGTTGTTCATAAACATTATCGTCCCATGGTAGGAAGAATAAAAGATTACATATCTCTTCCAAAGCCAAATGGGTATCAATCTCTTCATACGAGTATATTTGGCCCTGATGGACGAATTTTCGAAGTACAAATTCGAACAAAAAAAATGAATGAAGAATCTGAATATGGTATCGCGGCTCACTGGATTTATACTGAAAAAGAAAGAAAAAGTTGGAAAAATATTCTCTTTCACAGCAAACAAAAAACTCTTCCTCAAAAAGAATTAATTTGGGTTAAACAACTTCGTGAATGGCAAGCAGAAATAGGTTCTGATAATGAAGAATTTCTCAAAGGACTCAAGATTGATTTTTTTAAAAATCATATTTTTGCCTTTACTCCACGAGGAGATATTATCGATCTTCCTGAAGATGCTACACCTGTTGATTTCGCTTATTCGATACATAGTGAAGTTGGAAATAAAACTACAGGAGCAAAGGCTGATGGAAAAATAGTTCCGCTTGATTACCACATTCAAAATGGGCAAGTTATAGAGATTCTTCAATCAAAAGAAAAGAAAATTCCTAGTCGTGATTGGCTTAAATTCGTTCGAACGAGTAATGCAAAATCACACATTCGAAAAGAATTAAAGAAAAATAATAAATTTCTTTAA
- a CDS encoding ParB/RepB/Spo0J family partition protein has translation MTQQHGLGRGLSSLIPPKKKNNENASPLKNMGMPLYKKESGITFAPKTIAYQEDVFVDPLLTQEENTTEVEIGKILANTHQPRIGFDEEKLIELSDSIRRHGIIQPLIVTRKETGDYELIAGERRLRAAKMAGLLKVPVVVRTAELQEKFELAILENVQRHDLSQLEEARAYRRLMDEFQLSQEEVAFRMGKKRSTIANIVRLLDLPFEIQRGLEEGRITPGHAKVILSLENGEKQRALYEIIIKDSLTVRQTEERLRSVSSLSRFRSRRTYQNPEIRSSEEELSETLGTKVRIQEKGDGAKVAIEFYSKKELHNFLEKLRKKEI, from the coding sequence ATGACACAACAACATGGATTAGGAAGAGGACTTTCTTCTCTTATACCTCCAAAAAAGAAAAATAATGAAAATGCTTCCCCCTTAAAAAATATGGGAATGCCTTTGTATAAGAAAGAATCGGGGATAACCTTTGCCCCCAAAACAATTGCTTATCAAGAAGATGTTTTTGTAGATCCTTTGTTGACACAAGAAGAAAATACTACAGAAGTTGAAATTGGAAAAATACTTGCCAATACACATCAACCAAGGATTGGTTTTGACGAAGAGAAACTTATTGAACTTTCTGATTCTATTCGACGTCACGGGATAATTCAACCTCTTATTGTTACTCGAAAAGAAACAGGTGATTATGAATTAATCGCCGGGGAACGTCGTCTTCGTGCTGCAAAAATGGCAGGTCTATTGAAGGTTCCTGTTGTTGTTCGTACGGCAGAACTTCAAGAAAAATTTGAATTGGCAATACTAGAAAATGTGCAGAGACACGACCTTTCTCAGTTGGAAGAGGCTCGCGCTTATCGTCGATTAATGGACGAATTTCAATTGTCTCAAGAAGAAGTAGCTTTTCGTATGGGAAAGAAAAGAAGTACGATTGCAAATATTGTTCGTCTTTTGGATTTACCTTTTGAAATTCAAAGAGGTCTCGAAGAGGGGAGAATTACTCCTGGACATGCAAAAGTTATTTTATCTCTTGAAAATGGAGAAAAACAAAGAGCTTTATATGAAATTATAATAAAAGATAGTCTTACTGTTCGCCAAACAGAGGAACGATTGAGATCAGTTTCCTCCCTTTCTCGTTTTCGATCTAGAAGAACATACCAAAACCCTGAAATTCGATCATCTGAAGAAGAATTAAGTGAAACTTTGGGAACGAAAGTAAGAATCCAAGAGAAAGGAGATGGTGCAAAGGTAGCTATTGAATTTTATTCGAAAAAAGAATTGCATAATTTTCTTGAAAAACTTCGAAAAAAAGAAATCTAA
- a CDS encoding ParA family protein, whose translation MAKIISLVNQKGGVGKTTSTVNLAVYLARGGKKVLLVDLDPQGNASSGLGISVRSLGKGGLYEAIFSGEHPSKSILSGPEGYPDVLPASPELAGAGVELIHLENREYRLYEVLQHLRSQYEFIVIDSPPSLGLLTVNGLVASDEIIIPVQAEYYALEGLSQLLETISLIRENLQPELSIMGALLTMYDRRNRLSRQVVKEVQDHFPGTVFRSIIPRSVRLAEAPSFGKSILDFDAFSKGARAYKALAREVIALTEQASLEKNK comes from the coding sequence ATGGCAAAAATCATTTCACTTGTCAATCAAAAGGGCGGAGTTGGCAAAACAACCTCAACGGTAAATTTGGCAGTTTATTTGGCGCGGGGAGGAAAGAAAGTTCTTCTCGTAGATTTAGATCCTCAAGGTAACGCATCCTCTGGTCTTGGTATTTCTGTGCGATCTTTAGGAAAAGGAGGTCTTTATGAAGCTATTTTTTCTGGAGAACATCCCTCGAAGTCTATTTTAAGTGGTCCTGAGGGGTATCCAGATGTTCTTCCTGCATCTCCAGAACTTGCTGGAGCGGGTGTTGAACTTATTCATCTAGAGAATAGAGAATATCGACTTTATGAAGTTCTTCAACACTTACGTAGCCAATATGAATTTATTGTTATTGATAGTCCTCCAAGTCTTGGACTTCTTACTGTAAATGGACTTGTTGCGAGTGATGAAATTATTATTCCTGTTCAAGCAGAATATTATGCTTTGGAAGGATTGAGTCAACTTTTGGAAACCATTTCTCTTATACGTGAAAATCTTCAACCAGAACTTTCGATTATGGGGGCTCTTCTTACTATGTATGATCGAAGAAATCGTTTGAGTAGACAAGTTGTAAAAGAAGTTCAGGATCATTTTCCTGGAACGGTTTTTAGAAGTATTATACCGAGAAGCGTTCGCTTGGCTGAGGCTCCGAGTTTTGGAAAATCAATTTTAGATTTTGATGCTTTTTCAAAAGGTGCTCGTGCGTATAAAGCTCTTGCTCGAGAAGTTATAGCCTTAACAGAACAAGCGTCTTTAGAAAAAAATAAATAA
- a CDS encoding bifunctional 5,10-methylenetetrahydrofolate dehydrogenase/5,10-methenyltetrahydrofolate cyclohydrolase, whose product MKQLEGKLIAESILDRIKEEISNSSRMPGLAAVLVGDDEASKLYIDLKKKAAHRCGILFCDYLLPKDSPQEMVREVIEHLNGDDDIDGILVQLPLPENINKEELLNSIHPTKDVDGLTLKSRECLTEEKNCFVCPFPKAILQLLESSKENLIGKKAFVLANSYGFGKYMSDLLKIKGLQSSYGIFSSGENFSKEMKKSDIIISALGISGSIISENIKDGAILIDGGIEKKNGIILGDILVKDFEKRDVILSPVPGGVGPVTVACLIENVWLANKRKTL is encoded by the coding sequence ATGAAACAACTTGAAGGAAAACTTATTGCTGAGAGTATTTTGGATCGAATAAAAGAAGAAATTTCAAACTCTTCACGAATGCCTGGACTTGCTGCTGTTTTGGTGGGGGATGATGAAGCGTCAAAACTTTATATAGATCTTAAGAAAAAAGCAGCGCATCGTTGCGGGATATTATTTTGTGATTATCTTCTTCCAAAAGATTCTCCTCAAGAAATGGTAAGAGAAGTTATAGAACACCTTAATGGGGATGATGATATTGACGGAATCCTTGTGCAACTTCCTCTTCCTGAAAATATAAATAAGGAAGAACTCCTTAATAGTATTCACCCTACTAAAGATGTAGACGGACTTACTTTAAAAAGTCGAGAGTGTTTGACAGAAGAAAAAAACTGTTTTGTGTGTCCTTTTCCAAAGGCGATACTTCAATTATTGGAGTCTTCAAAGGAAAATTTAATAGGAAAAAAAGCTTTTGTATTGGCAAATTCTTATGGTTTTGGAAAATATATGAGCGATCTTTTAAAAATAAAAGGATTACAATCATCATATGGTATTTTTTCTTCGGGAGAGAATTTTTCAAAAGAAATGAAAAAGTCTGATATTATTATTTCTGCATTGGGAATTTCTGGAAGTATTATTTCTGAGAATATAAAAGACGGAGCCATCCTTATTGATGGAGGAATTGAAAAAAAGAACGGAATAATTCTTGGTGATATTTTGGTAAAAGATTTTGAAAAAAGAGATGTTATTCTTTCACCTGTTCCTGGGGGAGTAGGACCCGTAACAGTAGCTTGTCTTATTGAAAATGTTTGGCTGGCGAATAAAAGAAAAACTCTTTAA
- a CDS encoding undecaprenyl-diphosphate phosphatase, whose protein sequence is MSFFDAFILGIVEGISEFLPISSTGHLILASRLLNLSQTEFLKMFEVVIQLGAILSVIVLYARKILHNPKLIKKLIVAMIPSLIIGGLFYSFIKKLFESEEIVVGALFFGGILIILFEIFHKEKKEATEDISQISYKTAFFVGVFQVLSVIPGVSRSGATILGGLFLGLRRKVIVEFSFLLAVPTMLAASTLDIVRSGGSVNTTQWGFLIVGFLTAFVVSLLTIKWLLRFVETNTFIPFGIYRIGIALLFFLFIL, encoded by the coding sequence TTGTCGTTTTTTGATGCTTTTATTTTAGGAATAGTCGAAGGGATATCGGAATTTCTGCCAATTTCTTCTACGGGGCACCTCATTCTTGCTTCACGACTACTCAATCTTTCACAGACTGAGTTTCTTAAGATGTTTGAAGTGGTAATTCAATTGGGGGCAATACTTTCAGTTATTGTTTTATATGCTCGGAAAATACTACATAATCCCAAACTCATTAAGAAACTCATAGTAGCAATGATCCCATCGCTTATTATAGGAGGACTTTTTTATTCTTTTATAAAAAAATTATTCGAATCCGAAGAAATAGTTGTGGGAGCGCTTTTCTTTGGGGGTATTTTGATTATCTTGTTTGAAATATTTCATAAAGAAAAAAAAGAAGCAACGGAAGACATTTCCCAGATTTCATATAAGACGGCATTTTTTGTAGGAGTTTTTCAAGTATTATCGGTAATCCCTGGAGTTTCCCGATCGGGAGCAACTATTCTTGGCGGTCTCTTTTTGGGATTGAGACGAAAAGTTATTGTGGAATTCTCTTTTCTTTTGGCAGTTCCCACGATGCTTGCGGCGAGTACTTTAGATATTGTAAGAAGTGGTGGTTCAGTAAATACTACACAATGGGGTTTTCTCATTGTCGGTTTCTTAACCGCATTTGTTGTTTCACTTTTGACTATTAAATGGCTCCTTCGTTTTGTAGAAACAAACACTTTTATTCCTTTTGGTATTTATCGTATAGGTATTGCTTTACTTTTTTTCTTATTTATTTTGTAA
- the glmS gene encoding glutamine--fructose-6-phosphate transaminase (isomerizing) → MCGIVGYIGKRSAKKVLLEGLKQLEYRGYDSSGMAVILKNKEKEENFLEVIKAVGRVSNLEEKLFSSKAETFLGIAHTRWATHGKPSEKNAHPHLDMSKRVAIVHNGIIENYTQLKESLKKKKCTFVSETDSEVIAQLIGEKMKTMDFESAFFKTLLEIRGAYAIVAISSEDPEKILAARLSSPLVLGVGKEEFILASDPSAIAEYTDRVVYLDDNEAVIITKGEYSLRTLSNQSKKLKEPQLLEWSGEKVKKGEFAHYMLKEIFEQPLSLKNTLRGRILLDDGMARLGGLSNVEKKLRGIERILLVGCGTARCAGLVGKYMLEEYAGIPTEVEYAHEFRYKKSLLDKKTVVIALSQSGETADTLAAIREAKNRGALTLGIVNVVGSTISRETDAGVYNHAGPEIAVASTKAFTSQLVVLALLTVFLGRRREMSLVMGKRILREMEMLPKKIEFLLQNTSSIKKLAKKYSQRKNFFFLGRKYNYPVALEGAIKLKEISYIHAEGLATGELKHGPIAMIDKEFPSLFLAPKDSVYEKSLTGMEEVRSRGGDVLAIVTKGDKKIAHITKDYIEIPKTLEMLTPILSVIPLQLFSYFVSVERGLDVDKPRNLAKSVTVE, encoded by the coding sequence ATGTGTGGAATCGTTGGATATATCGGAAAGCGTTCAGCAAAAAAAGTTCTTCTTGAAGGATTAAAACAATTGGAGTATCGAGGATATGATAGTTCTGGTATGGCGGTTATTTTGAAAAATAAAGAGAAAGAGGAAAATTTTTTGGAGGTTATAAAGGCTGTTGGAAGAGTGTCGAATTTAGAAGAGAAACTTTTCTCGAGTAAAGCGGAAACTTTTTTGGGAATTGCTCATACGAGGTGGGCAACGCACGGAAAACCATCAGAAAAAAACGCTCATCCTCATTTAGATATGTCCAAACGAGTAGCTATTGTTCATAATGGTATTATTGAAAATTATACGCAGTTAAAAGAATCTCTTAAAAAGAAAAAATGTACATTTGTTTCAGAAACTGATAGTGAGGTAATCGCTCAGCTTATTGGAGAAAAAATGAAAACGATGGATTTTGAGAGTGCTTTTTTTAAAACACTTTTAGAAATTCGTGGAGCCTATGCTATTGTGGCTATAAGCAGTGAAGATCCTGAAAAAATTCTTGCAGCACGCTTGAGTAGTCCTCTGGTTCTTGGTGTTGGAAAAGAAGAATTTATTTTAGCATCAGATCCTTCTGCTATTGCTGAATACACTGATCGTGTTGTGTATTTGGATGATAATGAAGCTGTGATTATTACAAAAGGAGAATATTCTTTGCGAACACTTTCAAATCAATCGAAAAAATTAAAGGAGCCACAGCTATTGGAATGGTCTGGGGAGAAAGTGAAAAAAGGCGAATTTGCTCATTATATGTTGAAAGAAATTTTTGAACAGCCACTGTCTCTAAAAAATACTTTACGGGGAAGAATTCTTCTTGATGATGGAATGGCCCGACTCGGCGGACTTTCAAATGTGGAGAAAAAATTAAGAGGTATTGAAAGAATACTTCTTGTTGGATGTGGAACAGCCCGATGCGCTGGTCTTGTGGGAAAATATATGCTCGAAGAATATGCTGGAATTCCAACTGAAGTGGAATATGCGCATGAATTTCGATATAAAAAATCTCTTCTTGATAAAAAAACAGTAGTCATTGCTTTATCACAATCCGGAGAGACAGCAGACACTTTGGCTGCAATTCGTGAGGCAAAAAATAGAGGAGCTCTTACTTTGGGAATAGTAAACGTTGTGGGTTCTACTATTTCCCGAGAAACTGATGCTGGCGTATACAATCATGCTGGTCCAGAAATTGCAGTAGCTTCAACAAAAGCATTTACCTCTCAACTTGTTGTCCTCGCACTTCTTACTGTATTTCTAGGTCGAAGAAGAGAGATGTCTTTAGTCATGGGAAAAAGAATTCTTCGAGAAATGGAAATGCTTCCCAAAAAAATTGAGTTCCTATTACAAAATACTTCTTCTATAAAGAAATTGGCTAAAAAATATTCACAACGGAAAAATTTTTTCTTTCTTGGAAGAAAATATAATTATCCCGTAGCCTTGGAAGGGGCGATTAAATTAAAAGAAATTTCCTATATTCATGCTGAAGGGCTAGCAACAGGAGAATTAAAACATGGTCCAATTGCTATGATTGATAAAGAATTTCCTTCTTTATTTTTAGCTCCTAAAGATAGTGTCTACGAGAAGTCTTTAACAGGGATGGAGGAAGTGCGTTCTCGAGGAGGAGATGTACTTGCTATTGTAACTAAGGGGGATAAAAAAATTGCTCACATTACCAAAGATTATATTGAAATTCCAAAAACATTGGAGATGCTTACGCCGATACTAAGCGTTATTCCTCTTCAACTTTTTTCTTATTTCGTTTCGGTAGAACGAGGTCTTGATGTAGATAAACCCAGAAATCTCGCAAAAAGTGTAACAGTGGAGTGA
- a CDS encoding HAD hydrolase-like protein, whose product MNKKIFLDFDDVLFYTGEFIKDFQEIFFLQGISKEVFMETYKRVKERQCKTIGYDYEEHLLELKKIISFDEKKLRNAVEVFIHHCSRYIFSDVIPFLTFFQEKKYQLFLVSLGISDFQKNKIKGSGIESFFRSILVGDIHKGYEIKSFLKEEKDSAWFLDDRPEHIKNVKITNPFIKTIFVTRVEGRYKEKITEYCDFEVKDLEEAKKILMR is encoded by the coding sequence TCGATGATGTACTTTTTTATACAGGAGAATTTATAAAAGATTTTCAGGAAATTTTTTTCTTACAAGGAATAAGTAAAGAAGTCTTCATGGAAACATACAAAAGAGTAAAAGAACGCCAATGCAAAACGATAGGGTATGATTATGAAGAGCATCTTCTTGAATTAAAAAAAATAATTTCCTTTGATGAAAAGAAACTTCGAAATGCTGTTGAAGTTTTTATTCATCATTGTAGTCGATATATTTTTTCTGATGTTATTCCATTTCTTACATTTTTTCAGGAAAAAAAATATCAACTTTTTCTTGTATCTCTTGGTATTTCTGATTTTCAAAAAAATAAAATAAAAGGATCGGGTATTGAGAGTTTTTTTCGGAGTATTTTGGTGGGAGATATTCACAAGGGTTATGAAATAAAATCTTTTTTGAAGGAAGAAAAAGATAGTGCTTGGTTTTTGGATGATCGGCCAGAACATATCAAGAATGTAAAAATAACAAATCCTTTTATAAAAACCATTTTTGTAACACGAGTAGAGGGTCGTTATAAAGAGAAAATAACTGAATATTGTGATTTTGAAGTAAAAGATTTAGAAGAAGCTAAGAAAATTTTAATGAGATAA